A single Triticum dicoccoides isolate Atlit2015 ecotype Zavitan chromosome 2A, WEW_v2.0, whole genome shotgun sequence DNA region contains:
- the LOC119353782 gene encoding cysteine-rich receptor-like protein kinase 6 isoform X1, giving the protein MYRGMKIPAVAALAFVVLTGVSLASPGYWAHDCDGNYTVPRSYQKSLEQLSAGLPDAVSSSPDLFDKKVLGSWGGRVYGLGRCRPGTDASTCKACLNEAFQDARVVCPSRKRVYMFYELCTLAFSDQDILSHSTWNKGVSKVNGSQVPAQCSNVFNKAVNGLIIYLAKMAADSPHRFATGQKKLTGDACTYSLYGLAECLPNMSAANCTDCLENLADVPLLLGYESEWRSAVMCSYRLEPRPFFDIGKGGLATPAGKNGKKQV; this is encoded by the exons ATGTATAGAG GCATGAAGATACCAGCAGTGGCTGCCCTTGCTTTTGTTGTTCTCACTGGAGTCTCACTAGCAAGTCCTGGTTACTGGGCACATGATTGTGATGGGAACTACACAGTGCCCAGAAGCTaccagaagagcttggagcagctGTCTGCAGGGCTGCCCGATGCGGTGTCCTCCTCCCCAGATCTATTTGACAAAAAGGTTCTCGGATCCTGGGGGGGCAGGGTATATGGCCTGGGGCGTTGTCGTCCTGGTACAGATGCATCTACATGCAAGGCATGTCTCAATGAAGCCTTCCAGGATGCACGGGTCGTATGCCCATCGAGGAAGAGGGTGTACATGTTCTACGAACTTTGTACCCTAGCTTTCAGCGACCAGGACATTCTATCTCACTCGACCTGGAACAAAGGTGTCAGTAAGGTCAATGGTTCTCAGGTGCCTGCCCAGTGCAGCAATGTATTCAACAAGGCTGTCAATGGATTGATCATATATTTGGCGAAGATGGCAGCTGATTCCCCTCACAGGTTTGCCACGGGGCAAAAAAAGTTAACTGGAGATGCTTGCACATACAGCCTATATGGCCTTGCAGAGTGTTTGCCAAACATGTCAGCTGCCAACTGTACTGACTGTTTAGAGAACTTGGCGGATGTACCTCTTCTTCTTGGGTATGAGAGCGAGTGGAGATCTGCAGTGATGTGCAGCTACAGGTTGGAGCCACGCCCCTTCTTTGACATTGGCAAGGGCGGGTTAGCCACCCCCGCAGGAAAAAACG GGAAGAAGCAGGTTTGA